One Armatimonadota bacterium genomic window carries:
- a CDS encoding ABC-F family ATP-binding cassette domain-containing protein, with translation MPLLAVNDVSKSYADLEILRGVTFSLEARERAALIGRNGTGKTTLLRLLAGLDQPDAGRIGLAGWARVAYLPQTPVGPSESAVLAHVLEGAADVRALEARARDLEHLMASPEVHGDTNRLNAVMEEYARVHEHFEHAGGFTLETRAWMVLSGLGFREPDLERPLGVLSGGWRVRAELARALLREPDLLLLDEPTNHLDLTATEWLEGYLKSFPGACIVVSHDRALLDAVTSRTLELEDGRVASYPGAYSAYARLKAERIRLQQEAWERQQEEIAKLEDYIRRYKAGQRAAQAKSREKMLARVEAELIEAPRERRGLRVRATSAPASGKMVARLKKVTKRFEDPTADAAGAGEAGAPASGAGSPGAAGIEVLTEVGLEIHRGERIGMLGPNGAGKSTLLRLIAGLDSPTSGIVTLGTGVRPRYFAQESTLVLDPANSVLDEILSDRPLSPEQVRAYLGRFLFSGEEVFKRVGMLSGGERQRLSLAKLLLDEPNLLLLDEPTNHLDIPAREALEAALREFPGTMIVATHDRYLLERLATRILTVSDRGIADFAGTYRELRDRRTREAARRAQRSEPRDGKATRKGAAGTPPAAPTFDEVAAQISAAERERDEAARWLGDPELYRDQERARAMQTRYEDAERKLEDLYSLLERVENAEGA, from the coding sequence ATGCCACTTCTTGCGGTCAACGACGTTTCCAAATCGTACGCCGACCTGGAGATCCTCCGGGGCGTTACCTTCTCATTGGAGGCCCGCGAGCGCGCCGCGCTGATCGGCCGCAACGGCACCGGCAAGACAACCTTGCTGCGCCTGCTGGCAGGGCTGGATCAACCCGATGCGGGGCGGATCGGCCTGGCCGGATGGGCGCGGGTGGCGTACCTCCCGCAGACTCCCGTGGGGCCGTCGGAGAGCGCGGTCCTTGCGCACGTGCTGGAAGGCGCGGCAGACGTCCGCGCGCTTGAAGCGCGCGCCCGCGACCTGGAGCACCTGATGGCCTCGCCCGAGGTGCACGGCGACACCAACCGGCTCAACGCGGTCATGGAAGAGTACGCGCGCGTGCACGAACACTTCGAGCACGCGGGCGGGTTCACGCTGGAGACCCGTGCCTGGATGGTCCTCTCCGGGCTGGGCTTCCGCGAGCCGGACCTGGAGCGGCCGCTCGGCGTGCTGAGCGGCGGGTGGCGCGTCCGCGCGGAGCTGGCGCGCGCGTTGCTCCGCGAGCCCGATCTGCTGCTGCTCGACGAGCCGACGAACCACCTCGACCTGACCGCGACCGAGTGGCTGGAGGGCTACCTCAAGTCGTTCCCGGGCGCGTGCATCGTGGTGAGCCACGACCGCGCCCTGCTCGACGCCGTGACCTCGCGTACTCTCGAACTCGAAGATGGCCGTGTGGCCTCTTATCCGGGCGCGTACTCCGCCTACGCGAGATTGAAGGCCGAACGGATTCGCCTGCAGCAGGAGGCCTGGGAGCGCCAGCAGGAAGAGATCGCCAAACTCGAGGACTACATCCGCCGCTACAAGGCTGGACAGCGCGCCGCGCAGGCCAAGAGCCGCGAGAAGATGCTCGCCCGCGTGGAAGCCGAGCTGATCGAGGCACCGCGGGAGCGGCGCGGGCTCCGGGTGAGAGCTACCTCTGCGCCCGCGTCGGGGAAGATGGTCGCGCGGCTCAAGAAGGTGACCAAGCGGTTCGAGGATCCCACCGCGGATGCGGCGGGGGCCGGCGAGGCGGGCGCACCCGCCTCCGGCGCGGGCAGCCCGGGTGCCGCCGGCATCGAGGTGCTCACCGAGGTAGGTCTTGAGATCCACCGAGGCGAGCGCATCGGCATGCTGGGACCCAACGGCGCGGGCAAGTCCACGCTGCTGCGCCTGATCGCAGGCCTGGACTCCCCCACATCGGGTATCGTCACGCTCGGGACCGGTGTGCGGCCCCGCTACTTTGCCCAGGAGTCCACCCTGGTGCTCGATCCCGCCAACAGCGTGCTCGACGAGATCCTCTCCGACCGGCCGCTGAGTCCTGAGCAGGTGCGCGCCTACCTGGGCCGCTTCCTCTTCAGCGGTGAGGAGGTCTTCAAGCGCGTGGGCATGCTCTCCGGCGGCGAGCGCCAGCGCCTGAGTCTGGCGAAGTTGCTGCTGGACGAGCCCAACCTGCTGTTGCTCGACGAGCCCACCAACCATCTGGACATCCCTGCGCGCGAGGCGCTGGAGGCGGCACTGCGCGAGTTTCCCGGCACGATGATCGTGGCCACCCACGACCGCTATCTGTTGGAGCGGCTTGCGACGCGCATCCTCACGGTCTCGGACCGCGGCATCGCCGACTTCGCCGGCACCTATCGCGAACTGCGCGACCGCCGCACCCGGGAAGCAGCACGGCGGGCGCAGAGGTCGGAGCCGCGCGATGGGAAGGCCACGCGCAAGGGCGCGGCAGGCACGCCGCCGGCCGCGCCGACCTTCGACGAGGTG